In a genomic window of Streptomyces sp. NBC_01231:
- a CDS encoding aminoglycoside phosphotransferase family protein: protein MEQEPEIPLTGGRITVGVVRVGDTVRRPVGPHSPFVHRLLRHLEDVGTDGAPRLLGIDAKGREILSFQHGEVVTAFRARDWSSAQITAAAHLLRRLHDATAGTRITGGEETVCHNDFSPLNVTFVDGLPVRVFDFDQAAPGPRTRDLAYVAWLWLLGPDIAGPLDRQLALLRTFLDVYGLEDERRRGFGGRIAARVEAERDMHNRAGRVIGPGSWLHREIDWLRDHADAVDRGLAATADGTTAA from the coding sequence ATGGAACAGGAGCCTGAGATTCCGTTGACCGGGGGCCGGATCACGGTGGGGGTCGTCCGTGTCGGGGACACGGTGCGGCGGCCGGTCGGGCCGCACTCGCCGTTCGTGCACCGGCTGTTGCGGCATCTCGAGGACGTCGGAACGGACGGCGCGCCAAGGCTGCTCGGCATCGATGCCAAGGGCCGCGAGATCCTCAGCTTCCAGCACGGTGAGGTCGTGACGGCCTTCCGGGCCCGTGACTGGTCGTCCGCCCAGATCACCGCGGCGGCGCACCTGCTGCGCCGACTGCACGACGCGACCGCCGGCACGCGGATCACGGGTGGCGAGGAGACGGTGTGCCACAACGACTTCTCCCCGCTCAACGTCACCTTCGTGGACGGCCTTCCCGTCCGTGTCTTCGACTTCGACCAGGCCGCCCCCGGCCCCCGCACGCGTGACCTCGCCTACGTCGCCTGGCTGTGGCTGCTCGGCCCCGACATCGCGGGCCCTCTCGACCGCCAACTGGCCCTCTTGCGTACCTTCCTCGACGTGTACGGGCTCGAGGACGAGCGCCGTCGGGGCTTCGGCGGGCGCATCGCCGCCCGGGTCGAGGCCGAGCGCGACATGCACAACCGTGCGGGACGCGTCATCGGCCCGGGGTCCTGGCTGCATCGTGAGATCGACTGGCTGAGAGACCACGCCGACGCCGTCGACCGGGGCTTGGCAGCGACAGCTGACGGAACGACCGCGGCGTGA
- a CDS encoding alpha/beta hydrolase, with protein MRRRRLAPLLAVSVTATLAPVLATSTATAAPAATPSAASPSAVSSSAVPSSAAKGALDRYVKQKPRWKRCEAESPAEFECATIKVPLDYRVPEGKRIDLAISRIRSTAPGKRQGVLFANPGGPGNPGLSMPLAMQENLPKSAQQKYDLIGFDPRGVGRSSPVSCALTPEEENWLRPYKEETFDKDVAWARDVANKCREKAGDTLPHITTRNTARDMDLLRAILGEKKISYVGISYGTYLGAVYTQLFPGRADRFVLDSAVDPARAWRGMIQWWAEGAEPAFDRWTEWAAERSETYGLGTTPKEVDRTFWGLVAQADESPIEVEGQPVTGDDIRSGIRSAVFTPKYATEAIVELKKAAAGDAASAKKLAAFAGSEGTGTGTADDAADAADIADAAEVPTDNMTASFWAVVCGDNSAAWSRDPESYRQDAIEDKGRYPLYGDFASSIKPCAFWDSSVEPATTVHNKVGSLIVQNEWDSQTPLPSGQALHAGLKGSRMVTVLGGEGHGIYPSGNACTDGTVNDYLLTGRLPAKDVTCEATADSNAEARKNQKRDALPGSPLTERAPDRF; from the coding sequence GTGCGCAGACGACGTCTCGCGCCCCTGTTGGCCGTGAGTGTGACGGCAACGCTGGCTCCCGTACTCGCCACCTCGACGGCCACCGCCGCTCCGGCCGCCACCCCGTCGGCCGCCTCCCCCTCCGCCGTGTCCTCGTCCGCCGTCCCCTCGTCCGCCGCCAAGGGCGCGCTGGACCGGTATGTGAAGCAGAAGCCGCGGTGGAAGCGGTGCGAAGCCGAGTCTCCGGCGGAGTTCGAGTGCGCGACGATCAAGGTCCCGCTGGACTACCGGGTCCCCGAGGGCAAGCGGATCGACTTAGCCATATCCCGGATCAGGAGCACCGCGCCCGGCAAGCGGCAGGGCGTCCTGTTCGCCAACCCCGGCGGCCCGGGGAACCCGGGGCTCTCCATGCCGCTGGCGATGCAGGAGAACCTCCCCAAGTCCGCACAGCAGAAGTACGACCTCATCGGCTTCGACCCGCGCGGCGTGGGACGGAGCAGCCCGGTTTCCTGCGCTCTGACGCCGGAGGAGGAGAACTGGCTGCGGCCGTACAAGGAGGAGACGTTCGACAAGGACGTCGCCTGGGCACGGGACGTCGCGAACAAGTGCAGGGAGAAGGCGGGCGACACGCTCCCGCACATCACCACCCGCAACACCGCGCGCGACATGGATCTGCTCCGGGCGATCCTCGGTGAGAAGAAGATCTCGTATGTGGGTATCTCGTACGGCACCTACCTGGGCGCCGTCTACACCCAGCTCTTCCCGGGCCGGGCCGACCGGTTCGTGCTGGACAGCGCGGTCGATCCGGCGCGCGCCTGGCGAGGGATGATCCAGTGGTGGGCGGAGGGCGCCGAGCCCGCGTTCGACCGGTGGACCGAGTGGGCCGCCGAGCGCTCGGAGACGTACGGCCTCGGTACCACCCCCAAGGAGGTCGACCGGACCTTCTGGGGCCTGGTCGCGCAGGCCGACGAGTCGCCCATCGAGGTCGAGGGGCAGCCGGTCACAGGTGATGACATCCGGAGCGGAATACGCAGCGCGGTCTTCACCCCGAAGTACGCCACCGAGGCGATCGTGGAGCTGAAGAAGGCCGCGGCCGGCGATGCCGCCTCCGCGAAGAAACTCGCGGCGTTCGCCGGATCCGAGGGGACCGGGACCGGGACGGCAGACGACGCCGCCGATGCCGCCGATATCGCCGACGCCGCCGAAGTGCCGACCGACAACATGACGGCGAGCTTCTGGGCCGTGGTGTGCGGCGACAACTCGGCCGCGTGGTCCCGCGATCCTGAGAGCTACCGGCAGGACGCCATCGAGGACAAGGGCCGTTACCCGCTCTACGGTGACTTCGCGTCCAGCATCAAGCCCTGTGCGTTCTGGGACAGTTCCGTGGAACCGGCAACCACGGTGCACAACAAGGTCGGTTCCCTGATCGTCCAGAACGAGTGGGACTCGCAGACCCCGCTGCCCAGCGGTCAGGCCCTGCACGCCGGCCTGAAGGGCTCGAGGATGGTGACCGTCCTCGGCGGCGAGGGCCATGGCATCTACCCGAGCGGCAACGCGTGCACGGACGGCACGGTCAACGACTACCTGCTCACCGGCAGGCTTCCGGCGAAGGACGTGACCTGCGAGGCGACGGCCGACTCGAACGCGGAGGCACGGAAGAACCAGAAGCGGGACGCGCTTCCCGGGTCTCCGCTCACGGAGCGTGCCCCGGACCGTTTCTGA
- the yaaA gene encoding peroxide stress protein YaaA has translation MLVLLPPSEGKASSGRGAPLKPESLSLPQLAEARAAVLDELVELCAADEDKAREVLGLSEGLRGEIAKNTELRTAGARPAGEIYTGVLYDALDLASLETAAKRRAGRSLLVFSGLWGAVRVTDRIPSYRCSMNVRLPGLGALGGHWRTPMAAALPEAAGDGLVLDLRSSAYASAWKPKGEVAGRTATVRVLHAPTRKVVSHFNKATKGKIVRSLLSAGAVPKGPAELVEALRDLGYVVEVEPPAKAGTAWSLDVLVTEVH, from the coding sequence GTGCTTGTCCTGCTGCCGCCCTCCGAAGGCAAGGCGTCCTCCGGTCGCGGCGCCCCGCTGAAGCCGGAGTCGCTGTCGCTGCCGCAACTCGCCGAGGCCCGTGCGGCCGTGCTCGACGAGCTGGTCGAACTGTGCGCCGCCGACGAGGACAAGGCGCGCGAGGTCCTCGGGCTGAGCGAGGGGCTGCGCGGCGAGATCGCGAAGAACACGGAGCTGCGCACGGCGGGCGCGCGACCGGCCGGAGAGATCTACACGGGGGTGCTGTACGACGCCCTCGACCTGGCCTCCCTGGAGACGGCGGCGAAGCGGCGCGCGGGCCGTTCCCTGCTGGTGTTCTCGGGGCTGTGGGGCGCGGTCCGGGTCACCGACCGGATCCCCTCCTACCGCTGCTCGATGAACGTGCGGCTGCCCGGCCTCGGTGCGCTGGGCGGGCACTGGCGTACGCCGATGGCGGCGGCGCTGCCGGAGGCGGCCGGGGACGGGCTGGTGCTGGACCTTCGGTCGTCGGCGTACGCGTCGGCGTGGAAGCCGAAGGGTGAGGTCGCCGGGCGGACGGCGACGGTACGGGTGCTGCACGCGCCGACCCGGAAGGTCGTCAGCCACTTCAACAAGGCGACCAAGGGGAAGATCGTCCGCAGTCTGCTGTCGGCCGGGGCCGTGCCGAAGGGGCCGGCCGAGCTGGTGGAGGCGCTGCGGGACCTGGGTTACGTCGTCGAGGTGGAGCCGCCGGCGAAGGCGGGAACGGCCTGGTCGCTGGACGTGTTGGTGACCGAGGTCCACTGA
- a CDS encoding RNB domain-containing ribonuclease: protein MPRRRIRVTGAPEASLRAALTALRAELAVPERFPLEVLAEAERAAKAPALPTEDATDIPFLTIDPPASTDLDQAMHLSRRGTGYRVRYAIADVAAFVVPGTALDAETHRRATTLYFPDGKVPLHPAVLSEGAASLLPDQVRPAALWTLDLDADGRTVAVDVHRALVRSRARLDYAGVQQQVDSGTAEEPLALLEVIGRLREALEVERGGISLNVPEQEIVQRDHTYELTYRAPLPAEAWNAQISLLTGMAAADLMIAYGTGVLRTLPAAPDGAVGRLRRTAHALHIDWPHHVSYDRLIRSLDPHQPRHAAFLQECTTLLRGAGYTPFRHGELPEITTHAAVAAPYAHCTAPLRRLVDRYAAEICLAAVAGQDPPDWVLASLDALRGEMADGGRRAGAVERGCVDLVEAALLEDRVGEVFDGWVVDVEERQPAVGTVQLESPAIIGRIEGDGAPLPLGERLRVRLTRADPAAATVRFAPA, encoded by the coding sequence ATGCCCCGCCGCCGCATCCGCGTGACCGGCGCACCCGAAGCCTCGCTCCGGGCCGCCCTCACCGCACTGCGCGCCGAACTCGCGGTGCCCGAGCGTTTCCCGCTGGAGGTGCTCGCCGAGGCCGAGCGTGCGGCGAAGGCACCCGCGCTCCCCACCGAGGACGCCACGGACATCCCCTTCCTCACCATCGACCCTCCCGCCTCCACCGACCTGGACCAGGCGATGCACCTGTCCCGGCGGGGCACCGGCTACCGCGTCCGTTACGCCATCGCCGACGTCGCCGCGTTCGTCGTACCCGGTACGGCCCTGGACGCGGAGACCCACCGACGCGCGACCACCCTCTACTTCCCCGACGGCAAGGTCCCGCTGCACCCCGCCGTCCTGAGCGAGGGCGCCGCCAGCCTGCTCCCGGACCAGGTCCGCCCGGCCGCGCTGTGGACCCTCGACCTGGACGCGGACGGTCGTACCGTCGCCGTCGACGTCCACCGGGCCCTCGTCCGCAGCCGGGCCAGGCTCGACTACGCGGGCGTGCAACAGCAGGTCGACTCCGGCACGGCCGAGGAGCCGCTCGCCCTGCTGGAGGTGATCGGGCGGCTGCGGGAGGCGCTGGAGGTCGAGCGCGGCGGCATCTCGCTCAACGTGCCCGAGCAGGAGATCGTCCAACGGGACCACACCTACGAGCTGACGTACCGCGCCCCGCTCCCCGCCGAAGCCTGGAACGCGCAGATCTCCCTGCTCACCGGCATGGCGGCGGCGGACCTGATGATCGCGTACGGCACCGGAGTCCTCCGCACCCTCCCGGCCGCCCCCGACGGCGCGGTGGGCCGGCTGCGCCGTACCGCCCACGCCCTGCACATCGACTGGCCGCACCACGTCTCGTACGACAGGCTCATCCGCTCCCTCGACCCGCACCAGCCCCGGCACGCGGCCTTCCTCCAGGAGTGCACAACCCTCCTGCGCGGCGCCGGCTACACGCCCTTCCGGCACGGAGAACTCCCGGAGATCACCACCCACGCCGCCGTCGCCGCGCCCTACGCGCACTGCACCGCCCCGCTGCGCCGCCTAGTCGACCGCTACGCCGCCGAGATCTGCCTCGCCGCCGTCGCCGGCCAGGACCCGCCCGACTGGGTGCTCGCCTCGCTCGACGCGCTGCGCGGCGAGATGGCGGACGGCGGCCGACGCGCGGGCGCCGTCGAGCGGGGGTGCGTCGACCTCGTCGAGGCCGCGCTGCTCGAGGACCGGGTGGGGGAGGTGTTCGACGGGTGGGTGGTGGACGTGGAGGAACGTCAACCTGCCGTCGGGACCGTGCAGTTGGAGTCCCCGGCGATCATCGGCCGCATCGAGGGCGATGGAGCCCCGCTGCCGCTGGGGGAGCGGTTGCGGGTACGGCTCACGCGGGCCGATCCGGCAGCGGCGACGGTGCGCTTCGCGCCTGCCTGA
- a CDS encoding ABC transporter ATP-binding protein: protein MTSAVSAADIAPTAYAWEIQATGLKVRVGRKRMAVDGLDLSLGVGVHGLLGPNGAGKTTLIRTLATVLRPTEGSLELLGESVGRMGQHRAVRRRIGYLPQEFGYYKRFTVREFVEYMAWLKEVPKASIPAAVQRAVERVGLADRADERMKALSGGMVRRVGIAQAIVNDPTILLLDEPTVGLDPAQRLRFRELLQELGTDTCVLVSTHLVEDVAAACTDVVLFAEGRLVFQGPPDELASVGGPEHVGDSPLERGYSALLLNPKQERGTW from the coding sequence ATGACGTCCGCCGTGAGCGCGGCCGACATCGCACCGACGGCCTACGCCTGGGAGATCCAGGCCACCGGGCTGAAGGTCAGGGTCGGTAGGAAACGGATGGCCGTCGACGGCCTCGACCTCTCGCTGGGCGTCGGCGTCCACGGACTCCTCGGCCCCAACGGGGCGGGCAAGACCACCCTCATCCGGACGCTGGCCACCGTGCTGCGCCCCACCGAGGGCAGCCTGGAACTGCTCGGCGAGTCCGTGGGCCGCATGGGCCAGCACCGTGCGGTGCGCCGCCGAATCGGCTATCTGCCACAGGAGTTCGGCTACTACAAGCGCTTCACGGTGCGCGAGTTCGTCGAGTACATGGCTTGGCTGAAGGAGGTGCCCAAAGCGAGCATCCCCGCGGCGGTGCAACGCGCCGTGGAACGGGTGGGTCTGGCGGACCGCGCCGACGAGAGGATGAAGGCCCTGTCGGGCGGCATGGTGCGCAGGGTCGGTATCGCCCAGGCCATCGTCAACGACCCGACGATCCTGCTCCTCGACGAGCCGACGGTGGGCCTGGACCCGGCGCAGCGGCTGCGCTTCCGCGAGCTGCTGCAGGAGTTGGGTACGGACACCTGCGTGCTCGTCTCGACCCATCTGGTGGAGGACGTCGCCGCCGCCTGCACCGACGTGGTGCTCTTCGCCGAGGGGCGGCTGGTCTTCCAGGGCCCTCCGGACGAGCTGGCCTCGGTGGGCGGCCCGGAGCATGTGGGTGACAGCCCGCTTGAACGCGGCTACTCGGCCCTGCTGCTCAACCCCAAGCAGGAAAGGGGGACTTGGTGA
- the eda gene encoding bifunctional 4-hydroxy-2-oxoglutarate aldolase/2-dehydro-3-deoxy-phosphogluconate aldolase, producing MPSSAPSPPSPVSVLDLAPVVPVVVVQDAADAVPLARALVAGGLPAIEVTLRTPAALDAIRAIASQVPDAVVGVGTLITPEQVRESVAAGARFLVSPGWTDVLLTAMRESGVPFLPGVSTTSEVVALLERGVSEMKFFPAEPAGGTAYLKALAGPLPQARFCPTGGIGPGNAPEYLALPNVGCVGGTWMLPQDAIETRDWERVETLARAAAGLRDGSGAQV from the coding sequence ATGCCCTCCTCCGCACCATCCCCACCGTCGCCCGTGTCCGTGCTGGACCTCGCTCCCGTCGTCCCCGTGGTGGTCGTACAGGACGCCGCGGACGCCGTGCCGCTCGCCCGCGCGCTGGTCGCCGGTGGGCTGCCCGCGATCGAGGTGACCCTGCGGACACCCGCCGCCCTCGACGCGATCCGGGCGATCGCCTCGCAGGTGCCGGACGCCGTGGTCGGCGTCGGCACACTGATCACCCCGGAGCAGGTGCGGGAGTCGGTGGCGGCAGGGGCGCGCTTCCTGGTCAGCCCGGGCTGGACGGACGTACTGCTGACGGCCATGCGGGAGTCGGGGGTGCCGTTCCTGCCGGGGGTGTCGACGACGTCCGAGGTGGTCGCGCTGCTGGAGCGCGGGGTGTCGGAGATGAAGTTCTTCCCGGCCGAGCCGGCGGGCGGCACGGCGTATCTGAAGGCGCTGGCCGGGCCGTTGCCGCAGGCGCGGTTCTGCCCGACGGGCGGGATCGGTCCGGGGAACGCGCCGGAGTACCTGGCGCTGCCCAACGTCGGTTGCGTGGGCGGCACTTGGATGCTTCCCCAGGACGCGATCGAGACGCGGGACTGGGAGCGGGTGGAGACGCTGGCGCGGGCCGCCGCGGGACTCAGGGACGGTTCAGGGGCGCAGGTGTGA
- a CDS encoding zf-HC2 domain-containing protein, giving the protein MSIEHASKRIIEGYVRGGADLSADEVWAVEAHLEMCRVCRDRLSAAVGAGAPDMARLVDTVWSGLEPRLAVTATMPRRRRWSARLSRWMTPAMVPWLAMAVGVTLLAPLLDLAYSGSGEVSLVLLLAPVLPVLGVAASWSRGLDPAYELTASVPRVGLHLVLRRTASVLGVVVPALLVGGWATGVMVVQWLLPCLAFTSTTLALGGVIGVTRAAFVLAAVWAGVVVAPTLATSRTTFALQTGGLPAWGLILAVGIGVVIARRGAYTVLGAHR; this is encoded by the coding sequence ATGAGTATCGAACACGCATCGAAGCGGATCATCGAGGGATACGTACGCGGCGGCGCGGACCTCTCCGCCGACGAGGTGTGGGCCGTGGAGGCGCATCTGGAGATGTGCCGGGTGTGCCGTGACCGGTTGTCCGCCGCTGTCGGTGCCGGGGCACCCGACATGGCGCGGCTCGTCGACACGGTGTGGTCCGGCCTCGAACCCCGACTCGCGGTCACCGCCACGATGCCGCGCCGACGGCGCTGGTCGGCGCGGCTGTCGAGGTGGATGACCCCCGCGATGGTGCCCTGGCTGGCCATGGCCGTGGGCGTGACGCTGCTGGCCCCCCTGCTCGACCTGGCCTACAGCGGCTCCGGCGAGGTGTCGTTGGTGCTGCTGCTCGCGCCGGTCCTGCCCGTGCTCGGCGTCGCGGCGTCCTGGTCGCGCGGTCTGGACCCCGCCTACGAGCTGACGGCCTCGGTGCCCAGGGTGGGGCTCCATCTGGTGCTGCGGCGCACCGCGTCCGTGCTCGGTGTGGTGGTCCCCGCGCTGCTGGTGGGCGGCTGGGCGACGGGAGTGATGGTGGTGCAGTGGTTGCTGCCCTGTCTGGCCTTCACCTCGACGACCCTGGCGCTCGGCGGTGTCATCGGTGTGACCCGCGCCGCCTTCGTGCTGGCCGCCGTGTGGGCCGGTGTGGTCGTGGCGCCGACCCTGGCCACCAGCCGTACGACCTTCGCCCTGCAGACGGGCGGTCTGCCCGCGTGGGGGCTGATCCTCGCGGTCGGTATCGGCGTCGTGATTGCCCGCAGGGGCGCGTACACCGTGCTGGGAGCTCATCGATGA
- a CDS encoding AraC family transcriptional regulator, translating into MTAREQALWTRARLGREGPPLDLLTARFDQHVYAPHAHEEFTIGVCVAGSEILDYRGGHIRPAPGSIVVLAPGEMHTGAPGNTTDGYAYRALYAAPSLLTDGTLTEGLPHFREPLIDDPELAAALRTTHTELSACPDPLETESRLPWLLTALARRHSTARATNDTVPGAAHIAHAVRDRLADDLLAPPSLAGLAAEQGLSRYQLLRAFRTTMGIPPYAWLAQHRVNRARGLLESGLKPAEVAALVGFADQAHLTRWFRRVLGVTPAAYRNSVQDGRR; encoded by the coding sequence ATGACCGCACGGGAACAGGCCCTGTGGACCAGGGCGCGACTAGGCCGCGAAGGGCCGCCACTCGACCTGCTGACGGCCCGCTTCGACCAGCACGTCTACGCCCCGCACGCCCACGAGGAGTTCACCATCGGCGTGTGCGTGGCCGGATCCGAGATCCTCGACTACCGCGGCGGCCACATCCGCCCCGCCCCGGGCTCCATCGTCGTCCTCGCCCCCGGCGAGATGCACACCGGCGCCCCCGGCAACACCACCGACGGCTACGCCTACCGCGCCCTGTACGCCGCCCCCTCGCTCCTGACCGACGGCACCCTCACCGAGGGCCTCCCGCACTTCCGCGAGCCCCTCATCGACGACCCGGAACTCGCCGCCGCCCTCCGCACCACCCACACGGAACTCAGCGCCTGCCCCGACCCGTTGGAGACGGAGTCCCGCCTCCCCTGGCTGCTCACCGCCCTGGCCCGCCGCCACTCCACGGCCCGCGCCACGAACGACACCGTGCCCGGCGCCGCCCACATCGCCCACGCGGTACGCGACCGTCTCGCCGACGACCTGCTGGCACCCCCTTCCCTCGCCGGACTCGCCGCCGAACAGGGCCTGTCCCGCTACCAACTCCTCCGAGCCTTCCGTACGACGATGGGGATCCCCCCGTACGCCTGGCTGGCCCAGCACCGGGTGAACCGGGCCCGCGGCCTCCTGGAGTCCGGCCTGAAACCGGCCGAGGTCGCAGCCTTGGTGGGCTTCGCCGACCAGGCACACCTGACCCGCTGGTTCAGGAGGGTCCTCGGGGTCACCCCGGCGGCGTACCGCAACAGCGTTCAAGACGGCCGCCGCTGA
- a CDS encoding bifunctional RNase H/acid phosphatase has product MREFIVEADGGSRGNPGPAGYGSVVLDAATGETLAEAAEYIGTATNNVAEYRGLLAGLRAAHALDPTARVHVRMDSKLVVEQMSGRWKIKHPAMKPLATEASRVFPPSQVTYEWIPRERNKHADRLANEAMDAGKRGERWSASASTAELDAADAGAAMRTTAAEPAGLPGITVADGARADVPATPDAPATPAVSSGLPGVTPDDRARPDVPATAAEPTGLPGAAAGDKARTDVRAARAVASPGWAPADMGAPATFVLLRHGETPLTPQKRFSGSGGSDPSLSDVGRGQAERAADSLARRGTIQEIVSSPLARTRETAGTVAARLGLGVTIDEGLRETDFGAWEGLTFGEVRERYPDDLNTWLADPDAEPTGGGESFVATAARIAATRDKLVTAHAGRTVLLVTHVTPIKTFVRLALGAPPESLFRMELSAASLSVVAYYADGNASVRLLNDTSHLRP; this is encoded by the coding sequence GTGCGGGAGTTCATCGTCGAGGCAGACGGCGGGTCACGGGGCAACCCGGGGCCCGCGGGCTACGGATCAGTGGTGCTCGACGCGGCGACGGGCGAGACCCTGGCCGAGGCGGCCGAGTACATCGGGACGGCCACGAACAACGTGGCCGAGTACCGGGGCCTGCTGGCCGGCCTGCGCGCCGCGCACGCTCTGGACCCGACGGCCCGTGTCCACGTCCGTATGGACTCCAAGCTCGTCGTCGAGCAGATGTCGGGCCGCTGGAAGATCAAACACCCTGCCATGAAGCCCCTGGCGACCGAGGCGTCCCGTGTCTTCCCGCCGTCCCAGGTGACGTACGAGTGGATCCCCCGGGAGCGGAACAAGCACGCGGACCGGCTGGCCAACGAGGCGATGGACGCGGGCAAGCGGGGTGAGCGGTGGTCGGCTTCTGCATCCACGGCCGAACTGGACGCGGCGGACGCAGGGGCAGCCATGAGGACGACGGCCGCGGAGCCGGCGGGTCTGCCGGGGATCACGGTGGCCGACGGGGCTCGCGCCGATGTCCCGGCGACGCCCGACGCCCCGGCGACGCCCGCCGTGTCGTCCGGTCTGCCGGGAGTCACGCCGGACGACAGGGCCCGCCCCGATGTCCCGGCGACTGCCGCTGAGCCGACCGGCCTCCCAGGAGCCGCGGCGGGCGACAAGGCCCGCACCGATGTCCGTGCCGCCCGTGCGGTGGCCTCGCCCGGTTGGGCCCCCGCCGACATGGGGGCACCCGCGACCTTCGTGCTGCTGCGGCACGGGGAGACCCCGCTGACTCCGCAGAAGCGGTTCTCCGGCAGCGGCGGCAGCGATCCCTCGCTCTCCGACGTGGGGCGCGGGCAGGCCGAGCGGGCCGCCGACTCGCTGGCCCGGCGCGGCACGATCCAGGAGATCGTCTCCTCGCCCCTGGCCCGTACCCGTGAGACCGCCGGGACCGTCGCCGCCCGCCTCGGGCTCGGCGTCACGATCGACGAGGGGCTGCGGGAGACCGACTTCGGCGCCTGGGAGGGGCTCACCTTCGGTGAGGTGCGCGAGCGCTACCCGGACGACCTGAACACCTGGCTGGCCGACCCGGACGCCGAACCGACCGGCGGCGGCGAGAGCTTCGTGGCGACCGCCGCCCGGATCGCCGCCACCCGCGACAAACTGGTCACGGCCCACGCCGGCCGCACGGTCCTGCTGGTCACCCACGTCACACCGATCAAGACGTTCGTACGGCTCGCCCTCGGTGCCCCGCCCGAGTCCCTGTTCCGCATGGAACTGTCGGCTGCCTCCCTGTCGGTGGTGGCGTACTACGCCGACGGCAACGCGAGCGTCCGGCTCCTCAACGACACGTCACACCTGCGCCCCTGA
- a CDS encoding Uma2 family endonuclease, with protein MAHEPLTQAEVLLEGFLALDTPEGFRAQLIEGEIVVTPPPDGDHEHYISRIAKQVIRRSATDMDFSGNKGLKLKSGGACPKNHAIPDVTFAPAHLLLFRGADAWMPCEGVAMVVEVTSTKPEADREAKRRCYARGGVPLHLLVDRDASSITLFSDPQKDEYRQHSTLPFGKPLTLPEPFAFDLDTSDFL; from the coding sequence ATGGCCCACGAGCCGCTCACGCAGGCGGAGGTCCTGCTGGAGGGTTTCCTCGCCCTGGACACGCCGGAGGGTTTCCGGGCGCAGCTGATCGAGGGGGAGATCGTTGTGACGCCGCCGCCGGACGGGGACCACGAGCACTACATCAGCCGGATCGCGAAGCAGGTGATCCGGCGGTCCGCCACCGACATGGACTTCTCCGGGAACAAGGGCCTGAAGCTGAAGAGCGGGGGCGCCTGTCCGAAGAACCACGCGATTCCGGACGTCACTTTCGCGCCCGCGCACCTGCTGCTCTTCCGGGGCGCCGACGCCTGGATGCCGTGCGAGGGCGTCGCCATGGTCGTCGAGGTGACATCCACCAAGCCGGAAGCCGACCGCGAGGCCAAACGCCGCTGCTACGCCCGCGGAGGCGTCCCCCTCCACCTGCTCGTCGACCGCGACGCCTCCTCGATCACGCTGTTCAGCGACCCGCAGAAGGACGAATACCGCCAGCACTCCACCCTCCCCTTCGGCAAGCCGCTCACCCTCCCCGAGCCCTTCGCCTTCGACCTGGACACGAGCGACTTCCTCTGA
- a CDS encoding MerR family transcriptional regulator, whose amino-acid sequence MRIGELATAVGVTTRTVRHYHHQGLLPEPERLANGYRDYTLRHAVVLARIRRLTELGLGLAEVRDVLAEDAGKDLVEVLTELDEDLARQEAAIRDRRARLRDLLEVGALPDEGPVSPELAALLSEVGQVPGSPMAAKDREVLALLDTAATPEARQELIGVVGGVFGTPDGAERARAAYALLDALADADPSDPRVDEAARALADCLPRELLSEAGIDEAGIDDDHSFLRAVYADFAPAQAEAVRRTLRIITEGRS is encoded by the coding sequence ATGAGGATCGGAGAGCTCGCCACCGCCGTCGGCGTCACCACGCGGACCGTCCGGCACTACCACCACCAGGGGCTGCTGCCCGAGCCCGAGCGGCTCGCCAACGGCTACCGCGACTACACGCTCCGGCACGCCGTCGTGCTGGCCCGGATCCGGCGGCTGACCGAGCTGGGGCTGGGGCTCGCGGAGGTGCGGGACGTGCTCGCTGAGGACGCCGGGAAGGATCTCGTCGAGGTCCTGACCGAGCTCGACGAGGATCTGGCGCGCCAGGAGGCGGCGATCCGGGACCGGCGGGCGCGGCTGCGGGACCTGCTGGAGGTCGGCGCGCTGCCGGACGAGGGGCCGGTGTCGCCGGAGCTCGCGGCGCTGCTCAGCGAGGTGGGGCAGGTGCCCGGCTCCCCCATGGCCGCCAAGGACCGGGAGGTCCTCGCGCTGCTCGACACCGCGGCGACCCCGGAGGCCCGCCAAGAGCTCATCGGGGTGGTGGGCGGCGTCTTCGGCACGCCCGACGGAGCGGAGCGGGCCCGTGCCGCGTACGCGCTGCTCGACGCCCTCGCCGACGCCGACCCGTCCGACCCGCGTGTGGACGAGGCCGCGCGGGCCCTCGCCGACTGTCTGCCCCGTGAGCTGCTCTCGGAGGCCGGGATCGACGAGGCCGGCATCGATGACGACCACAGTTTCCTGCGTGCCGTCTACGCCGACTTCGCGCCCGCGCAGGCGGAGGCCGTGCGGCGGACGCTGCGGATCATCACGGAGGGACGGTCATGA